One uncultured Alphaproteobacteria bacterium genomic region harbors:
- a CDS encoding Uncharacterized signaling protein CC_0091 (fragment) has product MLDAACRAAAKWRIATVAVNVSAVQLRDVEFPATVADVLQRTGLPPETLEIEITETAWLDPSGHGADTVAALRALGVRFALDDFGTGFSSIGRLNEAVFDRIKIDQSFVRSVLASPGDAAIVRAILDLASAKGLKTTAEGVETAEVAEHLAQIGCDELQGYHFGRPMPFAEADARLRPGATPGETF; this is encoded by the coding sequence GTGCTGGACGCCGCCTGCCGTGCCGCCGCGAAGTGGCGGATCGCCACGGTCGCCGTCAACGTCTCGGCGGTGCAGCTCCGCGACGTGGAATTTCCCGCCACCGTCGCCGATGTTCTGCAGCGCACCGGTCTGCCGCCGGAGACCCTCGAAATCGAGATCACCGAGACCGCATGGCTCGACCCCAGCGGCCACGGCGCGGACACCGTCGCGGCGCTGCGGGCGCTCGGCGTGCGCTTCGCGCTCGACGACTTCGGCACCGGATTCTCGTCCATCGGCCGCCTCAACGAAGCGGTGTTCGACCGCATCAAGATCGACCAGAGCTTCGTCCGGAGCGTTCTCGCTTCCCCCGGCGACGCGGCGATCGTGCGCGCGATCCTCGACCTCGCCAGCGCCAAGGGGCTGAAGACCACCGCCGAGGGCGTGGAGACCGCCGAAGTGGCGGAGCACCTCGCGCAGATCGGTTGCGACGAACTCCAGGGCTATCACTTCGGGCGGCCGATGCCGTTCGCCGAGGCCGACGCCCGGCTGCGGCCGGGCGCGACGCCCGGCGAAACCTTCTGA
- a CDS encoding Diguanylate cyclase/phosphodiesterase (fragment), producing the protein MSERTRFYSGRRFLFRTALPVLCGAFALAAGGFIALEWSVTTTDRAAVDRQTALMSVVVENLRDAVAHDQESVTVWDDAVLAMRNLAEPKWIDANLGTWMHTYFGHDGAYILDSTNVPVYAYEDGGVAPLATWAHVRDVAEPLAARLRQRLRDGNDEGISARTLSLGESDIGFDAGRPAVISVKPIVSDTGEIAQTPGTEYLHVAVRHLDGDFLQELASRYLFDDLVYTPVLTPHSGREAFPIRNAAGRGIGYFVWRPFSPGTRVFADVAPIAAGGLGLLVLAVAAALLSSHRRAIAEREAAERIHHLAHHDTLTGLPNRNALDRRLGAALAAAQGMGALLYVDLDHFKVVNDTLGHTVGDLVVRAAAERIEAICGDDAFRIGGDEFVAIVGGRRVREAVAMAEAIVAALAAPVLIGGVHAFVGASVGVAPFAEAGTDGSELFRKADVALYQAKAAGRGRVAVYDTVLDAEMRRRAALDRDLRRALAAPEQFEVHYQPIVDAATHAVSGSRRSRAGGIRSTGRSRPPSSSRSPKPRG; encoded by the coding sequence ATGTCGGAACGCACCAGGTTCTATTCCGGTCGGCGGTTCCTTTTCAGGACCGCGTTGCCGGTTCTGTGCGGCGCTTTCGCGCTCGCGGCGGGCGGGTTCATCGCGCTCGAATGGTCGGTGACGACCACCGACCGCGCCGCGGTCGACCGGCAGACCGCGCTGATGTCGGTGGTGGTGGAAAACCTTCGCGACGCCGTCGCCCACGACCAGGAATCGGTCACGGTGTGGGACGACGCGGTGCTGGCGATGCGCAACCTCGCCGAGCCGAAGTGGATCGACGCCAACCTCGGCACCTGGATGCACACCTACTTCGGCCACGACGGCGCCTATATCCTCGATTCCACCAACGTGCCGGTTTACGCCTACGAGGATGGCGGCGTCGCACCGCTCGCCACCTGGGCGCACGTGCGCGACGTCGCCGAACCCCTCGCGGCGCGGCTCCGCCAACGGCTGCGCGACGGCAACGACGAGGGCATCTCCGCCCGCACGCTGAGCCTTGGGGAATCCGACATCGGCTTCGACGCGGGCCGACCCGCGGTGATCAGCGTCAAGCCGATCGTTTCGGATACCGGCGAGATCGCCCAGACCCCCGGCACCGAATATCTCCACGTCGCGGTGCGCCACCTCGACGGCGATTTCCTCCAGGAGCTTGCATCGCGCTACCTGTTCGACGACCTCGTCTACACCCCGGTGCTGACGCCGCATTCGGGGCGCGAAGCGTTTCCGATCCGCAACGCCGCCGGGCGGGGAATCGGCTATTTCGTCTGGCGTCCGTTCAGCCCCGGCACCCGGGTTTTCGCCGACGTCGCCCCCATCGCCGCAGGCGGCCTCGGACTGCTGGTGCTGGCGGTGGCGGCGGCGCTGCTGTCGTCGCACCGCCGCGCGATCGCCGAGCGGGAGGCGGCCGAGCGCATCCACCACCTCGCCCACCACGATACCCTCACCGGGTTGCCCAACCGCAATGCCCTCGACCGCCGTCTCGGCGCCGCGCTCGCGGCGGCGCAAGGCATGGGTGCGCTGCTCTACGTCGACCTCGACCACTTCAAGGTCGTCAACGACACCCTCGGCCACACCGTCGGCGATCTGGTGGTGCGCGCCGCCGCCGAGCGGATCGAGGCGATCTGCGGCGACGACGCGTTCCGCATCGGCGGCGACGAATTCGTGGCGATCGTCGGCGGCCGCCGGGTGCGCGAGGCGGTCGCGATGGCGGAGGCGATCGTGGCTGCCCTCGCCGCGCCGGTGCTGATCGGCGGCGTGCACGCGTTCGTCGGCGCGTCGGTGGGCGTGGCGCCGTTCGCCGAGGCGGGCACCGACGGCAGCGAGCTGTTCCGCAAGGCCGACGTCGCGCTCTATCAGGCGAAGGCGGCGGGTCGCGGCCGGGTGGCGGTCTACGACACCGTTCTCGATGCGGAGATGCGCCGCCGCGCCGCGCTCGACCGCGACCTCCGCCGCGCGCTCGCCGCGCCGGAACAGTTCGAGGTCCACTACCAGCCGATCGTCGACGCGGCCACGCACGCGGTGTCGGGGTCGAGGCGCTCGCGCGCTGGCGGCATCCGGAGCACGGGCCGATCCCGCCCGCCGAGTTCATCCCGGTCGCCGAAGCCTCGGGGCTGA
- a CDS encoding conserved hypothetical protein (Evidence 4 : Homologs of previously reported genes of unknown function), translating to MDIILGPLILVIQIALNILVWMVIVQAVMSWLVAFGVINTRNRFVYLVGDFLYRVTEPLLRPIRSVLPDLGGIDLSPVVLLLAIVFVQNVLGRVALRYVGF from the coding sequence ATGGACATAATCCTCGGCCCGCTGATCCTGGTGATCCAGATCGCGCTCAATATCCTGGTCTGGATGGTGATCGTTCAGGCGGTGATGAGCTGGCTTGTGGCGTTCGGCGTGATCAACACCCGCAACCGCTTCGTCTATCTCGTCGGCGATTTCCTCTACCGCGTCACCGAGCCGCTGCTGCGGCCGATCCGGTCGGTGCTGCCGGATCTCGGCGGCATCGACCTGAGCCCGGTGGTGCTGCTGCTGGCGATCGTGTTCGTGCAGAACGTGCTCGGCCGCGTCGCCCTGCGTTACGTCGGCTTCTGA
- a CDS encoding conserved hypothetical protein (Evidence 4 : Homologs of previously reported genes of unknown function) — protein MPGAAAEAVAGGVRVAVRLTPKGRRDAIEGLAATADGGSEIRATVTAVPEDGKANRALIKLLAKAWGVPKSAIAIVAGAADRHKILSLAGDPERILPRIAASLAETRGHP, from the coding sequence ATGCCCGGCGCGGCGGCCGAGGCGGTGGCGGGCGGCGTGCGCGTCGCCGTTCGTCTCACCCCCAAGGGCCGCCGCGACGCGATCGAGGGCCTTGCCGCCACCGCCGACGGCGGCAGCGAGATCCGCGCCACGGTCACCGCGGTGCCGGAGGACGGCAAGGCCAACCGCGCCCTGATCAAGCTGCTTGCGAAAGCCTGGGGCGTGCCCAAGAGCGCGATCGCGATCGTCGCCGGGGCCGCCGACCGCCACAAGATTCTATCGCTCGCGGGCGATCCCGAGCGTATCCTGCCGCGCATCGCCGCATCGCTGGCCGAGACCCGAGGACACCCATGA